In Stenotrophomonas sp. ESTM1D_MKCIP4_1, a single genomic region encodes these proteins:
- a CDS encoding SIS domain-containing protein, with the protein MSLSDPTATLMFAEAAEAADVVARQFARNHATMETLAASLRAAPPPFVVTCARGSSDHAATYGKYLLETQLGLVVASASPSVGSVYAAPLQLRGALFIVISQSGKSPDLLRNAEAAKAAGARVVALVNVEDSPLAQLADTVIPLHAGAEKSVAATKSYLASLAALLQLAAYWKQDSSLRNALDLLPDALRAAWQCDWTALSDGLVDATNLFVLGRGLGLGAAQEAALKFKETCSLHAEAYSSAEVKHGPMALVGRGFPVLAFAQPDETGAGTRAVVEEFSGRGAQVWMAGAGGNLPVAAAPHPLCAPLLTVQSFYRAINALAVRRGFNPDLPPHLNKVTETV; encoded by the coding sequence ATGTCGCTGTCCGACCCCACCGCCACCCTGATGTTCGCCGAGGCTGCTGAAGCGGCCGACGTGGTTGCCCGCCAGTTCGCACGCAACCACGCCACGATGGAAACGCTGGCTGCCAGCCTGCGCGCAGCGCCGCCGCCGTTCGTGGTGACCTGCGCGCGCGGCAGCTCCGACCATGCCGCCACCTATGGCAAGTACCTGCTGGAAACCCAGCTGGGGCTGGTGGTCGCCTCGGCCTCGCCGTCGGTAGGTTCGGTCTACGCCGCGCCGCTGCAGCTGCGCGGTGCGCTGTTCATCGTCATTTCCCAGTCGGGCAAGAGCCCGGACCTGCTGCGCAACGCCGAAGCCGCCAAGGCGGCGGGCGCACGCGTGGTGGCGCTGGTCAACGTCGAGGATTCGCCGCTGGCACAGCTGGCCGACACGGTCATCCCGCTGCATGCCGGCGCGGAAAAGAGCGTCGCGGCCACCAAGAGCTACCTGGCCTCGCTGGCCGCGCTGCTGCAGCTGGCCGCCTACTGGAAGCAGGACAGCAGCCTGCGCAACGCGCTGGACCTGCTGCCCGATGCACTGCGTGCGGCGTGGCAGTGTGACTGGACCGCGCTGTCCGACGGTCTGGTCGATGCCACCAACCTGTTCGTGCTGGGCCGGGGCCTCGGCCTGGGCGCGGCGCAGGAAGCGGCGCTCAAGTTCAAGGAAACCTGCAGCCTGCACGCAGAAGCCTACAGCTCGGCCGAGGTCAAGCATGGCCCGATGGCCCTGGTGGGTCGCGGCTTCCCGGTACTGGCCTTCGCCCAGCCGGATGAAACCGGCGCGGGCACCCGTGCGGTGGTGGAAGAATTCAGTGGACGCGGTGCCCAGGTGTGGATGGCCGGTGCCGGTGGCAACCTGCCGGTGGCCGCCGCGCCGCACCCGCTGTGTGCGCCGCTGCTGACCGTGCAGAGCTTCTACCGCGCCATCAACGCGCTGGCGGTCCGCCGTGGTTTCAACCCGGATCTGCCGCCGCACCTGAACAAGGTCACGGAGACGGTCTGA
- a CDS encoding transcriptional regulator — MNIRPIRTESDYQIALRELEAYFENEPAIGSEEGDRFEILATLVEAYEAKHYPIELPDPIEAIRFRMEQGGLTVKDLVPSIGQLNRVYEVLNRKRGLTLEMIRNLHRNLGIPAESLIGR; from the coding sequence ATGAACATTCGCCCCATCCGTACCGAAAGTGACTACCAGATCGCACTGCGCGAGCTTGAGGCCTATTTCGAGAACGAGCCTGCGATCGGCAGTGAAGAAGGGGATCGTTTCGAGATCCTTGCGACGCTTGTCGAGGCCTATGAAGCGAAGCACTACCCGATCGAGCTGCCAGATCCCATTGAAGCGATCCGTTTCCGCATGGAGCAGGGTGGATTGACGGTAAAGGACCTCGTGCCTTCCATCGGCCAGCTCAATCGGGTCTATGAGGTGCTGAACCGCAAGCGCGGGCTGACCTTGGAAATGATCCGTAATCTCCACCGCAACCTGGGCATTCCTGCCGAGAGCCTGATCGGTCGTTGA
- the nagA gene encoding N-acetylglucosamine-6-phosphate deacetylase, which translates to MATVLRNARVLTGDDFRDDLAVVIEDGRIIALLPDAAPQLGQAGEQVDLGGGWLLPGFIDVQVNGGGGALFNNTPDVASLRTIAQAHRRFGTTAMLPTLISDDVEVMREAIAAMREAIAQSVPGVIGIHLEGPYIAPARKGTHDASKFRVPDAAEIALAASLDNGVTLLTLAPERVPLETIRALVERGVIVAAGHTAGTYEEIRDGLDAGVRGFTHLYNAMSPLQGREPGAVGAALEDRDSWIGIIVDGVHVHPASLRVALAAKPRGRLLLVTDAMPPVGADDPSYVLYGETITAIDGVVRNAAGALAGSALDMATAVRNTVQLLGLPLAEAARMASTYPAEFLNVDDRLGHIAEGYQADLVLLDDALQVRGTWIAGQYEAA; encoded by the coding sequence ATGGCCACGGTTCTGCGCAACGCCCGCGTGCTCACCGGCGATGATTTCCGTGATGACCTGGCGGTGGTGATCGAGGACGGCCGGATCATCGCCCTGCTGCCCGATGCGGCACCGCAGCTGGGCCAGGCCGGCGAGCAGGTGGATCTGGGCGGCGGCTGGCTGCTGCCCGGCTTCATCGATGTGCAGGTCAACGGCGGCGGCGGTGCGTTGTTCAACAACACGCCCGATGTCGCATCGCTGCGCACCATCGCGCAGGCACATCGCCGCTTTGGTACCACGGCGATGCTGCCGACCCTGATCAGCGACGACGTGGAGGTGATGCGCGAGGCGATCGCCGCGATGCGCGAGGCGATCGCGCAGAGCGTGCCCGGCGTCATCGGCATCCACCTGGAAGGGCCGTACATCGCGCCGGCGCGCAAGGGCACCCACGATGCGAGCAAATTCCGCGTGCCCGATGCGGCGGAAATCGCCCTGGCCGCGTCGCTGGACAACGGCGTGACCCTGCTGACCCTGGCGCCGGAACGCGTCCCGCTGGAGACGATCCGCGCGCTGGTCGAACGTGGGGTGATCGTGGCGGCCGGGCATACCGCCGGCACCTACGAAGAAATCCGCGATGGCCTGGATGCCGGCGTGCGCGGCTTCACCCATCTGTACAACGCGATGTCGCCGCTGCAGGGGCGCGAGCCCGGCGCGGTCGGTGCCGCCCTGGAAGACCGCGACAGCTGGATCGGCATCATTGTCGACGGCGTGCACGTGCACCCGGCCAGCCTGCGTGTGGCCCTGGCCGCCAAGCCGCGTGGCCGCCTGCTGCTGGTGACCGATGCGATGCCACCGGTCGGCGCCGACGACCCCAGCTACGTGCTGTACGGCGAGACCATTACCGCCATCGACGGCGTGGTCCGCAATGCTGCGGGCGCATTGGCAGGTTCGGCGCTGGACATGGCCACGGCCGTGCGCAACACCGTGCAGCTGCTTGGCCTGCCGCTCGCCGAGGCGGCGCGCATGGCATCCACCTATCCGGCGGAGTTCCTCAACGTGGATGACCGCCTGGGCCACATCGCCGAGGGCTACCAGGCCGATCTGGTGCTGCTGGACGACGCCCTGCAGGTGAGGGGCACCTGGATTGCCGGACAGTACGAGGCGGCCTGA
- a CDS encoding sugar MFS transporter: protein MSAVTAASARPNVAASIAIVGVLFFLIGFFTWLNGPLITFVKLAFELSEVGAFLVLMVFYLSYFFLALPSSWILRRTGMKKGLSLSLLVMAGGAALFGEFATQRWYPGALGGLFVIGSGLALLQTAINPYISILGPIETAARRIALMGICNKIAGMLAPVLIGTLVLHGIGDLSASVAAADEATKAQLLNEFAAKIHAPYLAMAGVLVVLAVAVLFSPLPEIKPSEANATPVAAGAAERRSIFQFPHLWLGVLCLFVYVGVEVMAGDAIGTYGHGFDLPLDQTKMFTSLTLFAMLIGYVVGLALIPRVVSQSRYLTVSAMLGVLFCLGAWATHGYVSVAFVALLGFANAMMWPAIFPLAIRGLGRFTETGSALLVMGIAGGAIIPQLFAVLKQHIDFQLVFVLLMVPCYLYILFYSVIGHRAGLPQDQG from the coding sequence ATGTCCGCCGTCACCGCCGCAAGCGCACGTCCCAATGTTGCCGCCTCCATCGCCATCGTCGGCGTGCTGTTCTTCCTGATCGGCTTCTTCACCTGGCTCAACGGCCCGTTGATCACCTTCGTCAAGCTCGCTTTCGAGCTCAGCGAAGTCGGCGCCTTCCTGGTGCTGATGGTGTTCTACCTGTCCTACTTCTTCCTGGCGTTGCCGTCGTCGTGGATCCTTCGCCGCACCGGCATGAAGAAGGGGCTCAGCCTGAGCCTGCTGGTGATGGCCGGTGGCGCGGCGCTGTTCGGCGAATTCGCTACCCAGCGCTGGTACCCGGGCGCCCTCGGCGGCCTGTTCGTGATCGGCAGTGGCCTGGCGCTGCTGCAGACCGCCATCAACCCCTACATCTCCATTCTCGGCCCGATCGAAACAGCCGCGCGCCGCATCGCGCTGATGGGCATCTGCAACAAGATCGCGGGCATGCTGGCGCCGGTGCTGATCGGCACGCTGGTGCTGCACGGCATCGGCGATCTGTCGGCCAGCGTGGCCGCTGCCGATGAAGCCACCAAGGCGCAGCTGCTCAACGAATTCGCGGCCAAGATCCACGCACCGTACCTGGCCATGGCCGGTGTGCTGGTGGTGCTGGCGGTGGCGGTGCTGTTCTCGCCGCTGCCGGAAATCAAGCCGTCCGAAGCCAACGCCACGCCAGTCGCAGCGGGCGCCGCCGAACGCCGCAGCATCTTCCAGTTCCCGCACCTGTGGCTGGGCGTGCTGTGCCTGTTCGTGTACGTCGGCGTGGAAGTGATGGCCGGTGATGCCATCGGTACCTACGGCCATGGTTTCGACCTGCCGCTGGACCAGACCAAGATGTTCACCTCGCTGACCCTGTTCGCCATGCTCATCGGCTACGTGGTCGGCCTGGCGCTGATTCCCCGCGTGGTGTCGCAGTCGCGCTACCTGACGGTTTCGGCGATGCTGGGCGTGCTGTTCTGCCTGGGGGCCTGGGCAACCCACGGCTATGTCTCGGTGGCCTTCGTGGCGCTGCTGGGCTTTGCCAACGCGATGATGTGGCCGGCCATCTTCCCGCTGGCCATCCGCGGCCTGGGGCGTTTCACCGAAACCGGTTCGGCCCTGCTGGTGATGGGCATCGCGGGCGGCGCCATCATTCCGCAGCTGTTCGCGGTGCTCAAGCAGCACATCGATTTCCAGCTGGTCTTTGTCCTGCTGATGGTGCCCTGCTACCTGTACATCCTGTTCTATTCGGTCATCGGCCATCGCGCCGGGCTGCCGCAGGACCAGGGCTGA
- a CDS encoding LacI family DNA-binding transcriptional regulator encodes MRRATIKDVAEKAKVSLKTVSRVINNEPSVMQATRARVLRAIAELDYEPDPSARNLRSGTTFVIGLVYDNPNPYHIIGVQNGVLAACRETGFGLQIHPCDSSSPMLADELADWVQRSRLAGLVLTAPMSERRDLIQTLTARGIKLVRIIAATEDPADGACVFVDDREAAYEVTEHLIQLGHQRIGFLWGGSSHRSSGERYAGYEAALKDYGMTVDKHLVVQGDYTFDDGFRGARRLLALREPPTAIFGSNDEIAAGVLAAAKSAGMNVPYDLSIAGFEDSPFSRQSWPPLTTAKQATEDIARHAARLLIAQLRSDAYDDAPAALQNQGFVPQLVVRGSTAPMRPASVRPLPSDPA; translated from the coding sequence ATGCGCAGAGCGACCATCAAGGACGTTGCCGAAAAGGCCAAGGTCTCGCTGAAGACGGTGTCGCGGGTCATCAACAACGAACCGTCGGTGATGCAGGCCACCCGCGCGCGGGTGCTGCGTGCCATCGCCGAGCTCGACTATGAACCCGATCCGTCGGCGCGCAACCTGCGCAGCGGCACCACGTTCGTCATCGGGCTGGTGTACGACAACCCCAACCCGTACCACATCATCGGCGTGCAGAACGGCGTGCTTGCCGCCTGCCGCGAAACCGGCTTCGGCCTGCAGATCCATCCGTGTGATTCCAGTTCGCCCATGCTGGCCGATGAACTGGCCGACTGGGTGCAGCGTTCGCGCCTGGCCGGTCTGGTGCTGACCGCGCCGATGTCCGAGCGCCGCGACCTGATCCAGACGCTCACCGCGCGCGGCATCAAGCTGGTGCGCATCATCGCCGCCACCGAAGATCCGGCCGACGGCGCCTGCGTGTTCGTCGACGACCGCGAGGCCGCCTACGAAGTCACCGAACACCTGATCCAGCTCGGCCACCAGCGCATCGGCTTCCTCTGGGGCGGTTCCTCGCACCGGTCATCGGGCGAACGCTACGCCGGTTACGAGGCTGCGCTGAAGGACTACGGCATGACCGTGGACAAGCATCTGGTGGTGCAGGGCGATTACACCTTCGACGATGGTTTCCGGGGTGCGCGCCGTCTGCTGGCGCTGCGCGAACCGCCCACCGCCATCTTCGGTTCCAACGACGAAATCGCGGCCGGCGTGCTGGCCGCCGCCAAGTCGGCCGGCATGAACGTGCCCTACGACCTGTCCATCGCCGGCTTCGAGGACAGCCCGTTCTCGCGCCAGTCCTGGCCGCCGCTGACCACGGCCAAGCAGGCCACCGAGGACATCGCCCGCCACGCCGCGCGCCTGCTCATCGCGCAGCTGCGCAGCGATGCCTACGACGATGCACCGGCCGCCCTGCAGAACCAGGGTTTCGTCCCGCAGCTGGTGGTGCGCGGCTCCACCGCACCGATGCGCCCGGCCAGCGTGCGCCCCCTTCCTTCCGATCCCGCCTGA
- a CDS encoding autotransporter outer membrane beta-barrel domain-containing protein — translation MSVALSSAPRVCRLTRCLLQALALPAVLAATVPLAWAGCDNVAPVAGQTVTCSTAAPNPQTVPISASGQAGITVTVASGAQLQQGGGGSAISLLGAGGHQLSNQGVISSVGGVAVQLGGGSRVDNLGSISTGNNTALQFVGAGDSVLVNRGTISGRTAVQFGAGNDRLEMQAGNITGAVLQGDGNDVLLLSGGTLDSVDQGNGADQMTVSDGTVTGVVVQGSGSDDFLMTGGTLGALQQGDNIDTFRMSGGRIIGAFEDGDQAWMTGGRIGRVNMKLDRNLWDQSGGTVDGNVVTGFDTDTIIISGTAYIGGNISVSGGNDSVTITDGTVRGQVLLSTGNDTFNWNGGGIIYGAIDGGPDNDVATLSNLNQANLGAVPLFDGGSGNDRLDFSNVKTTGVARFQNWEAISLANSTELTFDGDLVLGDSGTGTGTLTLDDTSTLYAGNGAHALRPFTAAALVDVVNAGRIDLTGSGAGDVFTVRGNYRGESGGLYLRTVLAGDGADSDRLVIDGGTASGTTGIGILNAGGGGAATLADGILVVQALNGGTTAANAFSLFAPVSAGAYEYFLFKGGVSAGTGENWYLRSTLVAGPVPAPNGIGINAVPPPPTPDVAPPPPIAPAPPPPSEDPIDPDLTAGENAPPPPPPEPVPVAPPSDPAVPDVPVAGSSLPGAGSTPPSPGARPAQGDVVPLYRLETAAYTVVPPLLRETSLASLGTFHERQGEQRLLYSNGAFRTAWGRLVGQGSEIHWKGDAQPGFDGDVMGVQAGLDVRAAAADDHRNQIGVFVGRTRAEGRTTGLALGWENVQVGQSRLDDKHVGLYWTLTGSGGGYLDAVAMQSRYDGRARSSRGLGIDVKGDGTTLSLEAGKPLLRFGQSAWWLEPQVQVIWQRSSLDDQRDLVSAVRFDSDNAWTGRLGLRLAGDYQLADNGWQPYFKVNYWHGRSGEDRIQFDGDTIINSQRSRALEAGVGVVARFNRTISAYAVADYTRELGGDRNEKRRIIEGNIGLRADW, via the coding sequence ATGTCCGTTGCCCTGTCGAGCGCTCCGCGCGTGTGCCGTCTCACCCGCTGCCTGCTGCAGGCGTTGGCACTTCCTGCCGTCCTGGCCGCCACGGTGCCCCTCGCTTGGGCAGGCTGCGACAACGTTGCGCCCGTCGCCGGGCAGACGGTGACCTGCAGCACCGCGGCCCCCAACCCGCAGACCGTGCCCATCAGCGCCAGTGGCCAGGCCGGCATCACCGTCACTGTCGCCAGTGGAGCGCAGCTGCAGCAGGGGGGAGGCGGCAGCGCCATTTCCCTGCTGGGGGCCGGTGGCCATCAGCTTTCCAACCAGGGGGTGATCAGTTCGGTGGGTGGCGTTGCCGTGCAGCTGGGCGGAGGCAGCCGCGTCGACAACCTCGGCAGCATCAGCACCGGCAACAACACGGCACTGCAGTTTGTCGGTGCAGGTGACAGCGTGCTGGTCAACCGGGGCACGATCAGTGGCCGCACTGCGGTGCAGTTCGGTGCCGGCAATGATCGGTTGGAAATGCAGGCCGGCAACATCACCGGGGCGGTGCTGCAGGGCGATGGCAACGATGTGCTCCTGCTCAGCGGCGGCACCCTCGACAGCGTCGACCAGGGCAATGGCGCTGACCAGATGACGGTCAGCGACGGCACGGTGACCGGCGTGGTGGTGCAGGGCAGCGGCAGCGACGATTTCCTCATGACCGGCGGCACCCTCGGCGCGCTGCAACAGGGCGACAACATCGATACCTTCCGCATGAGCGGCGGCCGCATCATCGGCGCCTTCGAGGATGGCGACCAGGCATGGATGACCGGCGGCCGCATCGGCCGGGTCAACATGAAACTGGACAGGAACCTGTGGGACCAGTCAGGCGGCACGGTCGACGGCAACGTGGTCACCGGTTTTGATACCGACACTATCATCATTTCCGGCACGGCCTACATCGGCGGCAACATCAGCGTCAGCGGCGGCAATGACAGCGTGACCATCACCGATGGCACCGTGCGCGGGCAGGTGCTGCTGAGCACCGGCAACGACACCTTCAACTGGAACGGCGGCGGCATCATCTATGGCGCCATCGATGGCGGGCCGGACAATGACGTGGCCACGCTCAGCAATCTCAACCAGGCCAACCTTGGCGCGGTGCCCTTGTTCGATGGCGGCAGCGGCAATGACCGGCTCGACTTCAGCAACGTCAAGACCACGGGCGTCGCGCGCTTCCAGAACTGGGAAGCGATCAGCCTGGCCAACAGCACTGAACTGACATTCGACGGCGATCTGGTGCTCGGCGACAGTGGCACGGGCACCGGCACGCTTACCCTGGATGACACCAGCACGCTCTACGCAGGCAACGGTGCGCATGCGCTGCGGCCGTTTACTGCGGCGGCGCTGGTGGATGTGGTCAACGCCGGCCGTATCGACCTGACCGGCAGCGGCGCGGGCGATGTCTTCACTGTTCGTGGCAACTACCGCGGCGAGAGCGGTGGCCTCTATCTGCGCACCGTGCTGGCAGGGGACGGGGCTGACAGCGACCGCCTGGTGATCGACGGTGGCACCGCCAGCGGCACGACCGGCATCGGCATTCTCAACGCGGGCGGTGGTGGCGCGGCCACGCTCGCCGACGGCATCCTGGTGGTGCAGGCACTGAACGGCGGTACCACGGCGGCCAATGCGTTCTCGCTGTTCGCACCCGTGTCCGCGGGCGCCTACGAGTACTTCCTGTTCAAGGGCGGCGTCAGCGCGGGTACGGGCGAGAACTGGTATCTGCGTTCGACGCTGGTGGCCGGTCCCGTTCCGGCACCCAATGGCATCGGCATCAATGCGGTGCCTCCGCCGCCCACGCCCGATGTGGCACCGCCACCGCCCATCGCGCCGGCCCCGCCACCGCCGTCGGAGGATCCCATCGATCCGGACCTGACGGCCGGTGAGAATGCCCCGCCTCCACCCCCACCGGAGCCGGTGCCGGTGGCACCGCCCAGCGATCCCGCCGTGCCCGACGTGCCGGTGGCCGGCAGCAGCCTCCCCGGCGCCGGTTCCACTCCGCCAAGCCCGGGTGCACGCCCGGCGCAGGGCGATGTGGTGCCTTTGTATCGCTTGGAAACCGCGGCCTACACCGTCGTACCGCCGTTGCTGCGCGAGACGTCGCTGGCCAGCCTGGGCACCTTCCACGAACGCCAGGGCGAACAGCGCCTGCTGTACAGCAACGGCGCCTTCCGCACGGCCTGGGGACGGCTGGTGGGACAGGGCAGCGAGATCCACTGGAAGGGCGACGCGCAGCCGGGCTTTGATGGCGACGTGATGGGGGTACAGGCGGGGCTGGATGTGCGGGCCGCGGCCGCTGACGACCACCGCAACCAGATCGGCGTGTTCGTGGGCCGAACCCGGGCCGAAGGCAGGACGACCGGCCTGGCGCTGGGATGGGAAAACGTACAGGTCGGTCAGAGCCGGTTGGATGACAAGCACGTGGGCCTGTACTGGACGCTGACCGGCAGCGGCGGCGGCTACCTCGACGCCGTGGCGATGCAGAGCCGCTACGACGGCCGCGCGCGCTCCTCGCGCGGGCTGGGTATCGATGTGAAAGGCGATGGCACCACGCTGTCGCTGGAAGCAGGCAAGCCGCTGCTGCGGTTCGGGCAGTCGGCGTGGTGGCTGGAACCACAGGTGCAGGTGATCTGGCAGCGCAGTTCGCTGGATGACCAGCGTGACCTGGTGTCTGCCGTGCGCTTCGACAGCGACAATGCCTGGACCGGCCGCCTCGGCCTGCGCCTGGCCGGTGATTACCAGTTGGCCGACAACGGTTGGCAGCCGTACTTCAAGGTGAACTACTGGCACGGCCGCTCCGGCGAAGATCGCATCCAGTTTGACGGCGACACGATCATCAACTCGCAGCGCTCGCGCGCGCTGGAAGCCGGTGTTGGCGTGGTCGCGCGCTTCAACCGGACGATCAGCGCGTATGCCGTGGCCGACTACACGCGCGAACTGGGCGGTGACAGGAACGAGAAGCGCCGCATCATCGAAGGCAACATCGGCCTGCGTGCCGATTGGTAG
- a CDS encoding S41 family peptidase — translation MGEQVHCRDCRSGGNSIDLMFDSGRQSRPVQSALAEPPTRFQSGKDMSKVVKTRGPAGVPKPTRRALFEGVCWCFTLPTKERRMPVDFRIATLALAAAVAMNMLAVPAAAIELPTRQAQIELVDMLEREALYRDRVDWPEIRARMSAAQGNPEKIRDVLKEAIGRSSGGHGAWISAERMRAEGQRMGRANTARAAAPGAPATAIDAPPLDPRIGWVSIGGFAAAPGPAMQQQMQERASRWQASIREQDNGTRCGWIVDLRGNTGGNMWPMLLGTAPLLRVTAVADETVGSLATADGPSVWQLTISGVRLGARVIVDLGAPGYLLKRRDAPVAVLTGPITASSGEATVLAFRGRPHTRSFGEPTRGVSTANVVRPLVDGSSLVLTTSVMQDRTGHGDGLKIKPDQHTRGDAATVAAAQAWLLAQPACAGG, via the coding sequence ATGGGCGAGCAGGTGCATTGTCGTGATTGCCGCTCAGGCGGCAACTCGATCGATTTGATGTTTGATTCAGGACGCCAATCCCGGCCAGTGCAAAGCGCGCTGGCAGAGCCACCAACGCGGTTTCAGTCCGGCAAGGACATGAGTAAAGTTGTAAAAACGCGCGGGCCTGCTGGAGTGCCAAAACCGACACGCCGCGCGCTTTTTGAAGGCGTATGCTGGTGTTTCACTCTTCCGACGAAGGAACGTCGAATGCCCGTCGATTTCCGCATCGCAACGCTGGCCCTGGCCGCTGCGGTTGCCATGAACATGCTGGCGGTACCCGCCGCAGCCATCGAACTGCCCACGCGGCAGGCACAGATCGAACTGGTGGACATGCTGGAGCGCGAAGCGCTCTACCGCGATCGTGTGGACTGGCCGGAAATCCGCGCGCGCATGAGCGCAGCGCAGGGCAACCCGGAAAAGATACGCGACGTACTGAAGGAGGCCATCGGCCGCAGTTCGGGAGGCCACGGCGCCTGGATCAGCGCGGAACGGATGCGGGCGGAAGGGCAGCGGATGGGTCGAGCCAACACCGCACGCGCTGCCGCACCTGGTGCGCCTGCCACCGCCATCGATGCTCCTCCTCTGGATCCTCGTATCGGCTGGGTCAGCATCGGCGGATTCGCTGCCGCGCCGGGTCCGGCCATGCAGCAGCAGATGCAGGAGCGCGCATCGCGCTGGCAGGCGTCGATCCGTGAGCAGGACAACGGCACCCGTTGCGGGTGGATCGTGGATCTGCGTGGTAATACCGGCGGCAACATGTGGCCCATGCTGCTGGGCACCGCGCCGCTGCTGAGGGTCACCGCCGTCGCTGACGAGACCGTGGGTTCGCTCGCCACTGCCGACGGCCCCTCTGTCTGGCAGTTGACGATTTCGGGCGTGCGGCTGGGCGCGCGTGTCATCGTTGACCTGGGCGCGCCGGGGTATCTGCTGAAGCGCAGGGACGCGCCTGTCGCCGTGCTGACCGGGCCGATCACCGCCAGCTCCGGTGAGGCGACCGTGCTGGCCTTCCGTGGCCGCCCGCACACGCGCAGTTTCGGCGAGCCAACCCGCGGCGTGTCTACCGCCAATGTGGTGCGTCCGCTGGTCGATGGCAGTTCGCTGGTGCTGACCACCAGCGTAATGCAGGACCGCACTGGCCACGGCGACGGGCTGAAGATCAAGCCTGACCAGCACACCCGCGGCGATGCAGCGACCGTTGCTGCCGCCCAGGCTTGGCTGCTGGCCCAGCCTGCGTGTGCCGGGGGCTGA
- a CDS encoding heparan-alpha-glucosaminide N-acetyltransferase domain-containing protein produces the protein MNAAPPRRLGSIDALRGLTVAAMLLVNNPGDWSAVFAPLRHSEWHGCTPTDLVFPFFLFLVGVSMAFSVAPRAHDLAARGALARGVLERALRIAIAGVLLHLLVWWALHTPHFRIWGVLQRIALCAGVVGVVAVYARPRTQWALLVALLVGYTGLLLGIGDLAPWTNPASRLDTFLFAPFVYQWQPGTGLGHDPEGLLSTLGALASTVLGLLAGGLLRNGRAAALAALGVSAGVLGLLLASVLPLNKQLWTPSYVLWTGGLAALALWLAHVLIDQRGWPALGRRFGVNAITAYLGASVMSVVLLATGAWGWVWQQLATAMPAALELASMLQAVAFVALWWGVAWWLDRRRIYLKI, from the coding sequence ATGAACGCTGCGCCGCCACGCCGGCTGGGCTCGATCGATGCCCTGCGCGGGCTTACCGTGGCGGCGATGCTGCTGGTCAACAACCCCGGTGACTGGAGTGCGGTGTTCGCACCGCTGCGCCATTCCGAGTGGCATGGCTGCACGCCCACCGACCTGGTGTTTCCGTTCTTCCTGTTCCTGGTCGGCGTGTCGATGGCATTCAGTGTGGCGCCTCGCGCGCATGACCTCGCCGCGCGGGGCGCATTGGCCAGGGGTGTGTTGGAACGGGCGCTGCGCATCGCCATCGCGGGCGTGCTGCTGCACCTGCTCGTGTGGTGGGCGCTGCACACGCCCCATTTCCGCATCTGGGGTGTCCTGCAGCGCATCGCCCTGTGTGCCGGCGTTGTGGGGGTGGTGGCTGTCTACGCGCGGCCACGCACGCAGTGGGCGCTGCTGGTCGCCCTGCTGGTGGGCTACACGGGGCTGCTGCTGGGCATCGGCGATCTGGCGCCATGGACCAACCCGGCCAGCCGCCTGGATACCTTCCTGTTCGCGCCGTTCGTCTACCAGTGGCAGCCTGGCACAGGCCTTGGCCATGACCCGGAAGGGCTGCTGAGCACGCTCGGAGCACTGGCCAGCACGGTGCTGGGCCTGCTGGCCGGTGGCCTGCTGCGCAATGGGCGCGCGGCGGCGCTGGCTGCACTGGGCGTGTCGGCCGGCGTGCTGGGCCTGCTGCTGGCGTCGGTGCTGCCGCTCAACAAGCAGCTGTGGACGCCCAGCTATGTGCTGTGGACCGGCGGCCTGGCGGCGCTGGCGCTGTGGCTGGCGCATGTGTTGATTGACCAGAGGGGCTGGCCCGCACTGGGCCGCCGCTTCGGTGTGAATGCCATCACCGCCTATCTGGGGGCGTCGGTGATGTCGGTGGTGTTGCTGGCCACGGGCGCGTGGGGCTGGGTGTGGCAGCAGTTGGCCACGGCGATGCCGGCGGCGCTGGAACTGGCCTCCATGCTGCAGGCCGTGGCCTTCGTCGCGCTGTGGTGGGGCGTGGCGTGGTGGCTGGACCGGCGTCGCATTTATCTGAAGATCTGA